A portion of the Mauremys reevesii isolate NIE-2019 linkage group 18, ASM1616193v1, whole genome shotgun sequence genome contains these proteins:
- the MAPKAPK5 gene encoding MAP kinase-activated protein kinase 5 isoform X5 — protein MRARLLIVMEMMEGGELFHRISQHRHFTEKQASQVTKQIALALQHCHTLNIAHRDLKPENLLFKDNSLDAPVKLCDFGFAKIDQGDLMTPQFTPYYVAPQVLEAQRRHQKEKSGIIPTSPTPYTYNKSCDLWSMGVIIYVMLCGYPPFYSKHHSRTIPKDMRKKIMTGSFEFPEEEWSQISEMAKDIVRKLLKVKPEERLTIEGVLDHPWLNSTEALDNILPSSQMMMDKAMVAGIQQAHAEQLANMRIQDLKVSLKPLHSVNNPILRKRKLLGTKPKDGVYIHDPENGSDDSNVALEKLRDVIAQCILPQAGKGENEDEKLNEVMQEAWKYNRECKLLRDTLQSFSWNGRGFTDKVDRLKLAEIVKQVIEEQTNSHDSQ, from the exons ATGAG GGCTCGGCTTCTAATTGTAATGGAGATGATGGAAGGGGGAGAGCTATTTCACAGAATCAGCCAGCACCGGCACTTTACTGAGAAGCAAGCAAGCCAAGTAACAAAGCAG ATAGCTTTGGCTTTGCAGCACTGTCACACATTAAACATTGCACACAGAGACCTCAAGCCTGAGAATCTCCTCTTCAAGGATAACTCTTTG gacGCTCCAGTTAAGTTGTGCGACTTTGGATTTGCCAAGATAGACCAAGGTGACTTGATGACACCCCAGTTCACTCCATACTATGTAGCACCTCAG GTACTGGAGGCACAAAGACGACATCAGAAAGAGAAATCTGGTATTATCCCTACCTCACCAACACCCTACACTTACAACAAG AGCTGTGACTTGTGGTCCATGGGTGTCATTATTTATGTGATGCTGTGCGGATACCCTCCTTTTTACTCCAAACACCACAGTCGGACAATTCCAAAGGACATGCGGAAAAAGATCATGACAGGAAGTTTTGAATTTCCAGAGGAAGAATGGAGCCAGATCTCAGAAATGGCAAAAGACATTGTGAGAAA gCTGCTGAAGGTAAAGCCCGAGGAACGGCTGACTATAGAAGGAGTCCTGGACCATCCCTGGCTAAACTCCACTGAAGCTCTCGATAACATTTTGCCCTCTTCCCAAATGATGATGGACAAG GCAATGGTTGCTGGGATACAACAGGCTCACGCAGAACAGCTTGCTAACATGAGAATCCAAGACCTCAAAGTTAGCCTCAAACCCCTCCACTCTGTCAACAATCCAATTCTACGCAAGAGAAAATTGCTAGG CACTAAACCGAAGGATGGTGTCTATATCCATGATCCTGAGAATGGAAGTGACGATTCCAATGTGGCTCTGGAAAAACTCAGAGATGTCATTGCACAGTGTATTCTACCACAGGCTGGTAAAG GAGAGAATGAAGATGAGAAACTGAATGAAGTGATGCAGGAAGCATGGAAATATAATAGGGAGTGTAAGTTATTGCGAGACACTCTACAGAGCTTCAGCTGGAATG GCAGAGGATTCACAGATAAGGTGGACCGGCTAAAGCTGGCAGAAATAGTGAAACAAGTTATTGAAGAGCAGACAAACTCCCATGATTCACAATAG
- the MAPKAPK5 gene encoding MAP kinase-activated protein kinase 5 isoform X2 codes for MRAPVDYIIAAEETSILEEYSINWTQKLGAGISGPVRVCMKKSTQERFALKILLDRPKARNEVRLHMMCATHPNIVQIIDVYANSVQFPHESSPRARLLIVMEMMEGGELFHRISQHRHFTEKQASQVTKQIALALQHCHTLNIAHRDLKPENLLFKDNSLDAPVKLCDFGFAKIDQGDLMTPQFTPYYVAPQVLEAQRRHQKEKSGIIPTSPTPYTYNKSCDLWSMGVIIYVMLCGYPPFYSKHHSRTIPKDMRKKIMTGSFEFPEEEWSQISEMAKDIVRKLLKVKPEERLTIEGVLDHPWLNSTEALDNILPSSQMMMDKAMVAGIQQAHAEQLANMRIQDLKVSLKPLHSVNNPILRKRKLLGTKPKDGVYIHDPENGSDDSNVALEKLRDVIAQCILPQAGKGENEDEKLNEVMQEAWKYNRECKLLRDTLQSFSWNGRGFTDKVDRLKLAEIVKQVIEEQTNSHDSQ; via the exons ATGCGGGCGCCTGTTGATTATATAATCGCCGCAGAG GAAACCTCCATTTTAGAGGAGTACAGCATTAACTGGACTCAGAAGCTGGGAGCTGGAATCAGTGGTCCAGTTAG AGTCTGCATGAAAAAATCTACTCAAGAACGGTTTGCACTGAAAATTCTTCTTGATCGTCCAAAAGCTAGAAATGAG GTACGTCTGCACATGATGTGTGCAACACATCCAAATATTGTTCAAATTATTGACGTTTATGCTAACAGTGTGCAGTTCCCTCATGAATCCAGTCCAAG GGCTCGGCTTCTAATTGTAATGGAGATGATGGAAGGGGGAGAGCTATTTCACAGAATCAGCCAGCACCGGCACTTTACTGAGAAGCAAGCAAGCCAAGTAACAAAGCAG ATAGCTTTGGCTTTGCAGCACTGTCACACATTAAACATTGCACACAGAGACCTCAAGCCTGAGAATCTCCTCTTCAAGGATAACTCTTTG gacGCTCCAGTTAAGTTGTGCGACTTTGGATTTGCCAAGATAGACCAAGGTGACTTGATGACACCCCAGTTCACTCCATACTATGTAGCACCTCAG GTACTGGAGGCACAAAGACGACATCAGAAAGAGAAATCTGGTATTATCCCTACCTCACCAACACCCTACACTTACAACAAG AGCTGTGACTTGTGGTCCATGGGTGTCATTATTTATGTGATGCTGTGCGGATACCCTCCTTTTTACTCCAAACACCACAGTCGGACAATTCCAAAGGACATGCGGAAAAAGATCATGACAGGAAGTTTTGAATTTCCAGAGGAAGAATGGAGCCAGATCTCAGAAATGGCAAAAGACATTGTGAGAAA gCTGCTGAAGGTAAAGCCCGAGGAACGGCTGACTATAGAAGGAGTCCTGGACCATCCCTGGCTAAACTCCACTGAAGCTCTCGATAACATTTTGCCCTCTTCCCAAATGATGATGGACAAG GCAATGGTTGCTGGGATACAACAGGCTCACGCAGAACAGCTTGCTAACATGAGAATCCAAGACCTCAAAGTTAGCCTCAAACCCCTCCACTCTGTCAACAATCCAATTCTACGCAAGAGAAAATTGCTAGG CACTAAACCGAAGGATGGTGTCTATATCCATGATCCTGAGAATGGAAGTGACGATTCCAATGTGGCTCTGGAAAAACTCAGAGATGTCATTGCACAGTGTATTCTACCACAGGCTGGTAAAG GAGAGAATGAAGATGAGAAACTGAATGAAGTGATGCAGGAAGCATGGAAATATAATAGGGAGTGTAAGTTATTGCGAGACACTCTACAGAGCTTCAGCTGGAATG GCAGAGGATTCACAGATAAGGTGGACCGGCTAAAGCTGGCAGAAATAGTGAAACAAGTTATTGAAGAGCAGACAAACTCCCATGATTCACAATAG
- the LOC120386128 gene encoding disintegrin and metalloproteinase domain-containing protein 9-like: MPRSLMARDRVPGQGLLLRLGVSMVLLGSLLPSTDCSPHPPPRFASYEVIVPRKLAPKEGKATNDEVSYVIKAEGKNHIVHLKQKKGFLVKNFPVFTYDARGQLRVDLPHIPDDCYYHGYVEDTPDSHVALSTCSGLRGFLQIGSLNYDIEPVETSFTFQHRLYRTEEMKPKTVTCGLTAKEIKYQASETERRQVPKAEAFHPWTHTKYMELLIVVDNLRFEYSGRNITNVSMQVVDVVSMVDELFYPLRLRVLLTGLEIWTESNPIKITHNISEVLFNFNLWRKRHIYPRAPHDVGHLFVYMNFGANIGKAYLRSVCDKKRASGVEAFMHGPSREFAVLFAHELGHNIGMKHDGKECVCANDSTCIMNAHHTQVHQFSNCSSRDYFDLTVSGQGRCLNNIPEIEKLFHVQHCGNFIVDPGEQCDCGSKKQCKKDPCCDHTCQLKPGAICAFGQCCHKCQFLPEGRTCRKKTTECDLPEYCNGTSPWCQENVYMQDGTLCSDNGYCFHGFCSTHNLQCQHLFGKAAMAAPESCFKEVNLKGDRFGNCGGDGGDVKFEQCKLENILCGRVQCVNVKRIPWGEDHTTLIQTPVDNMWCWGTDFHVGMELSDTGIVEDGAKCGTNKICINHTCVNETTVLTSSCTVKKCGGRGVCNSNGNCHCNDGWAPPNCQFAGFGGSIDSGPPPLSKVGLFSFVGTIVGITLAAAVVTAAIVLLLKKPVATVIHRASESIAQIHPSLRSM, from the coding sequence ATGCCGAGGAGTCTGATGGCAAGGGACAGAGTACCGGGACAAGGGCTGCTCCTCAGACTGGGCGTCTCCATGGTGCTGCTGGGGTCTCTCCTTCCCAGCACAGACTGTAGTCCTCATCCACCTCCACGGTTTGCTTCCTATGAAGTGATAGTTCCGAGGAAGCTAGCACCCAAGGAAGGCAAAGCCACCAATGATGAGGTGTCCTATGTCATCAAGGCAGAAGGAAAGAACCACATTGTTCACCTAAAGCAGAAGAAAGGATTCCTAGTAAAAAATTTCCCAGTCTTCACTTACGATGCTAGAGGTCAACTGAGAGTAGATCTGCCCCATATTCCAGATGATTGTTACTATCATGGGTATGTGGAAGATACCCCAGACTCTCACGTGGCCCTCAGCACCTGCTCTGGACTCAGAGGGTTTCTCCAGATTGGGAGCTTAAACTATGATATTGAACCTGTGGAGACTTCCTTTACATTCCAGCACCGTCTTTATCGAACAGAGGAGATGAAACCCAAGACTGTGACATGTGGATTAACCGCCAAAGAGATCAAATATCAAGCTTCTGAGACGGAGAGGAGGCAGGTTCCCAAAGCGGAGGCATTTCATCCCTGGACACACACTAAGTATATGGAGCTTCTTATagtggtggacaacctgcggTTTGAATATTCAGGCAGAAATATAACTAATGTTTCAATGCAAGTTGTTGATGTAGTCAGTATGGTGGATGAGCTTTTTTATCCTCTTCGTCTTCGCGTACTACTAACTGGACTAGAAATTTGGACAGAAAGCAACCCCATCAAAATTACACACAATATAAGTGAGGTTCTTTTCAATTTTAACCTTTGGAGAAAACGTCACATTTATCCACGGGCGCCACATGATGTAGGACACCTATTTGTGTATATGAATTTTGGAGCAAACATTGGAAAAGCGTACCTGAGAAGTGTCTGTGATAAGAAACGTGCATCGGGTGTCGAAGCATTCATGCATGGCCCTTCAAGGGAGTTTGCTGTGCTTTTTGCTCATGAGTTGGGACATAATATTGGCATGAAACATGATGGAAAAGAGTGCGTATGTGCCAATGACAGTACCTGCATCATGAATGCACATCATACACAAGTCCATCAATTCAGTAACTGCAGTTCTAGAGACTATTTTGACCTAACAGTGTCAGGCCAAGGACGCTGTCTGAATAACATCCCAGAAATTGAAAAACTATTTCATGTGCAGCATTGTGGCAACTTCATAGTTGACCCAGGAGAACAGTGCGATTGTGGCTccaaaaaacaatgtaaaaaggACCCTTGCTGTGATCACACTTGCCAGTTGAAGCCAGGGGCTATTTGTGCTTTCGGACAGTGCTGTCACAAATGTCAGTTTCTTCCAGAAGGAAGAACATGCAGAAAGAAGACTACTGAATGTGACCTGCCTGAGTATTGCAATGGGACTTCTCCATGGTGCCAAGAGAATGTGTATATGCAAGACGGGACTTTATGCAGTGACAACGGCTACTGTTTTCATGGGTTTTGCTCTACTCACAATTTACAATGTCAACACCTCTTTGGCAAAGCAGCTATGGCAGCTCCAGAAAGTTGCTTCAAAGAAGTGAACCTAAAAGGGGATCGGTTTGGCAACTGTGGAGGGGACGGGGGAGATGTAAAGTTTGAGCAATGTAAATTGGAAAACATCTTGTGCGGAAGGGTGCAGTGTGTGAATGTAAAAAGAATACCTTGGGGAGAGGATCATACGACCCTAATTCAAACTCCAGTGGATAATATGTGGTGCTGGGGTACGGACTTTCACGTTGGGATGGAGCTCTCTGATACTGGTATAGTAGAAGATGGTGCAAAGTGTGGAACAAACAAGATTTGTATTAACCATACATGTGTCAATGAGACAACAGTGCTGACATCCAGCTGTACTGTAAAGAAGTGTGGCGGTAGAGGGGTTTGCAACAGTAACGGGAACTGCCATTGTAATGATGGTTGGGCCCCTCCAAACTGTCAGTTCGCTGGCTTTGGAGGAAGCATTGACAGTGGGCCCCCCCCACTTTCCAAAGTTGGACTCTTTAGTTTTGTCGGGACTATTGTGGGCATAACCCTTGCTGCCGCTGTAGTCACTGCAGCTATCGTTCTCTTACTTAAAAAGCCTGTAGCAACAGTGATTCATAGAGCATCTGAAAGCATTGCGCAAATACATCCATCTCTCAGGAGCATGTGA
- the MAPKAPK5 gene encoding MAP kinase-activated protein kinase 5 isoform X4 — protein sequence MKKSTQERFALKILLDRPKARNEVRLHMMCATHPNIVQIIDVYANSVQFPHESSPRARLLIVMEMMEGGELFHRISQHRHFTEKQASQVTKQIALALQHCHTLNIAHRDLKPENLLFKDNSLDAPVKLCDFGFAKIDQGDLMTPQFTPYYVAPQVLEAQRRHQKEKSGIIPTSPTPYTYNKSCDLWSMGVIIYVMLCGYPPFYSKHHSRTIPKDMRKKIMTGSFEFPEEEWSQISEMAKDIVRKLLKVKPEERLTIEGVLDHPWLNSTEALDNILPSSQMMMDKAMVAGIQQAHAEQLANMRIQDLKVSLKPLHSVNNPILRKRKLLGTKPKDGVYIHDPENGSDDSNVALEKLRDVIAQCILPQAGKGENEDEKLNEVMQEAWKYNRECKLLRDTLQSFSWNGRGFTDKVDRLKLAEIVKQVIEEQTNSHDSQ from the exons ATGAAAAAATCTACTCAAGAACGGTTTGCACTGAAAATTCTTCTTGATCGTCCAAAAGCTAGAAATGAG GTACGTCTGCACATGATGTGTGCAACACATCCAAATATTGTTCAAATTATTGACGTTTATGCTAACAGTGTGCAGTTCCCTCATGAATCCAGTCCAAG GGCTCGGCTTCTAATTGTAATGGAGATGATGGAAGGGGGAGAGCTATTTCACAGAATCAGCCAGCACCGGCACTTTACTGAGAAGCAAGCAAGCCAAGTAACAAAGCAG ATAGCTTTGGCTTTGCAGCACTGTCACACATTAAACATTGCACACAGAGACCTCAAGCCTGAGAATCTCCTCTTCAAGGATAACTCTTTG gacGCTCCAGTTAAGTTGTGCGACTTTGGATTTGCCAAGATAGACCAAGGTGACTTGATGACACCCCAGTTCACTCCATACTATGTAGCACCTCAG GTACTGGAGGCACAAAGACGACATCAGAAAGAGAAATCTGGTATTATCCCTACCTCACCAACACCCTACACTTACAACAAG AGCTGTGACTTGTGGTCCATGGGTGTCATTATTTATGTGATGCTGTGCGGATACCCTCCTTTTTACTCCAAACACCACAGTCGGACAATTCCAAAGGACATGCGGAAAAAGATCATGACAGGAAGTTTTGAATTTCCAGAGGAAGAATGGAGCCAGATCTCAGAAATGGCAAAAGACATTGTGAGAAA gCTGCTGAAGGTAAAGCCCGAGGAACGGCTGACTATAGAAGGAGTCCTGGACCATCCCTGGCTAAACTCCACTGAAGCTCTCGATAACATTTTGCCCTCTTCCCAAATGATGATGGACAAG GCAATGGTTGCTGGGATACAACAGGCTCACGCAGAACAGCTTGCTAACATGAGAATCCAAGACCTCAAAGTTAGCCTCAAACCCCTCCACTCTGTCAACAATCCAATTCTACGCAAGAGAAAATTGCTAGG CACTAAACCGAAGGATGGTGTCTATATCCATGATCCTGAGAATGGAAGTGACGATTCCAATGTGGCTCTGGAAAAACTCAGAGATGTCATTGCACAGTGTATTCTACCACAGGCTGGTAAAG GAGAGAATGAAGATGAGAAACTGAATGAAGTGATGCAGGAAGCATGGAAATATAATAGGGAGTGTAAGTTATTGCGAGACACTCTACAGAGCTTCAGCTGGAATG GCAGAGGATTCACAGATAAGGTGGACCGGCTAAAGCTGGCAGAAATAGTGAAACAAGTTATTGAAGAGCAGACAAACTCCCATGATTCACAATAG
- the MAPKAPK5 gene encoding MAP kinase-activated protein kinase 5 isoform X1 — translation MSEDHEMDKMIKETSILEEYSINWTQKLGAGISGPVRVCMKKSTQERFALKILLDRPKARNEVRLHMMCATHPNIVQIIDVYANSVQFPHESSPRARLLIVMEMMEGGELFHRISQHRHFTEKQASQVTKQIALALQHCHTLNIAHRDLKPENLLFKDNSLDAPVKLCDFGFAKIDQGDLMTPQFTPYYVAPQVLEAQRRHQKEKSGIIPTSPTPYTYNKSCDLWSMGVIIYVMLCGYPPFYSKHHSRTIPKDMRKKIMTGSFEFPEEEWSQISEMAKDIVRKLLKVKPEERLTIEGVLDHPWLNSTEALDNILPSSQMMMDKAMVAGIQQAHAEQLANMRIQDLKVSLKPLHSVNNPILRKRKLLGTKPKDGVYIHDPENGSDDSNVALEKLRDVIAQCILPQAGKGENEDEKLNEVMQEAWKYNRECKLLRDTLQSFSWNGRGFTDKVDRLKLAEIVKQVIEEQTNSHDSQ, via the exons ATGTCGGAGGATCACGAAATGGATAAAATGATTAAG GAAACCTCCATTTTAGAGGAGTACAGCATTAACTGGACTCAGAAGCTGGGAGCTGGAATCAGTGGTCCAGTTAG AGTCTGCATGAAAAAATCTACTCAAGAACGGTTTGCACTGAAAATTCTTCTTGATCGTCCAAAAGCTAGAAATGAG GTACGTCTGCACATGATGTGTGCAACACATCCAAATATTGTTCAAATTATTGACGTTTATGCTAACAGTGTGCAGTTCCCTCATGAATCCAGTCCAAG GGCTCGGCTTCTAATTGTAATGGAGATGATGGAAGGGGGAGAGCTATTTCACAGAATCAGCCAGCACCGGCACTTTACTGAGAAGCAAGCAAGCCAAGTAACAAAGCAG ATAGCTTTGGCTTTGCAGCACTGTCACACATTAAACATTGCACACAGAGACCTCAAGCCTGAGAATCTCCTCTTCAAGGATAACTCTTTG gacGCTCCAGTTAAGTTGTGCGACTTTGGATTTGCCAAGATAGACCAAGGTGACTTGATGACACCCCAGTTCACTCCATACTATGTAGCACCTCAG GTACTGGAGGCACAAAGACGACATCAGAAAGAGAAATCTGGTATTATCCCTACCTCACCAACACCCTACACTTACAACAAG AGCTGTGACTTGTGGTCCATGGGTGTCATTATTTATGTGATGCTGTGCGGATACCCTCCTTTTTACTCCAAACACCACAGTCGGACAATTCCAAAGGACATGCGGAAAAAGATCATGACAGGAAGTTTTGAATTTCCAGAGGAAGAATGGAGCCAGATCTCAGAAATGGCAAAAGACATTGTGAGAAA gCTGCTGAAGGTAAAGCCCGAGGAACGGCTGACTATAGAAGGAGTCCTGGACCATCCCTGGCTAAACTCCACTGAAGCTCTCGATAACATTTTGCCCTCTTCCCAAATGATGATGGACAAG GCAATGGTTGCTGGGATACAACAGGCTCACGCAGAACAGCTTGCTAACATGAGAATCCAAGACCTCAAAGTTAGCCTCAAACCCCTCCACTCTGTCAACAATCCAATTCTACGCAAGAGAAAATTGCTAGG CACTAAACCGAAGGATGGTGTCTATATCCATGATCCTGAGAATGGAAGTGACGATTCCAATGTGGCTCTGGAAAAACTCAGAGATGTCATTGCACAGTGTATTCTACCACAGGCTGGTAAAG GAGAGAATGAAGATGAGAAACTGAATGAAGTGATGCAGGAAGCATGGAAATATAATAGGGAGTGTAAGTTATTGCGAGACACTCTACAGAGCTTCAGCTGGAATG GCAGAGGATTCACAGATAAGGTGGACCGGCTAAAGCTGGCAGAAATAGTGAAACAAGTTATTGAAGAGCAGACAAACTCCCATGATTCACAATAG
- the MAPKAPK5 gene encoding MAP kinase-activated protein kinase 5 isoform X3, translating into MSEDHEMDKMIKETSILEEYSINWTQKLGAGISGPVRVCMKKSTQERFALKILLDRPKARNEVRLHMMCATHPNIVQIIDVYANSVQFPHESSPRARLLIVMEMMEGGELFHRISQHRHFTEKQASQVTKQIALALQHCHTLNIAHRDLKPENLLFKDNSLDAPVKLCDFGFAKIDQGDLMTPQFTPYYVAPQVLEAQRRHQKEKSGIIPTSPTPYTYNKSCDLWSMGVIIYVMLCGYPPFYSKHHSRTIPKDMRKKIMTGSFEFPEEEWSQISEMAKDIVRKLLKVKPEERLTIEGVLDHPWLNSTEALDNILPSSQMMMDKAMVAGIQQAHAEQLANMRIQDLKVSLKPLHSVNNPILRKRKLLGTKPKDGVYIHDPENGSDDSNVALEKLRDVIAQCILPQAGENEDEKLNEVMQEAWKYNRECKLLRDTLQSFSWNGRGFTDKVDRLKLAEIVKQVIEEQTNSHDSQ; encoded by the exons ATGTCGGAGGATCACGAAATGGATAAAATGATTAAG GAAACCTCCATTTTAGAGGAGTACAGCATTAACTGGACTCAGAAGCTGGGAGCTGGAATCAGTGGTCCAGTTAG AGTCTGCATGAAAAAATCTACTCAAGAACGGTTTGCACTGAAAATTCTTCTTGATCGTCCAAAAGCTAGAAATGAG GTACGTCTGCACATGATGTGTGCAACACATCCAAATATTGTTCAAATTATTGACGTTTATGCTAACAGTGTGCAGTTCCCTCATGAATCCAGTCCAAG GGCTCGGCTTCTAATTGTAATGGAGATGATGGAAGGGGGAGAGCTATTTCACAGAATCAGCCAGCACCGGCACTTTACTGAGAAGCAAGCAAGCCAAGTAACAAAGCAG ATAGCTTTGGCTTTGCAGCACTGTCACACATTAAACATTGCACACAGAGACCTCAAGCCTGAGAATCTCCTCTTCAAGGATAACTCTTTG gacGCTCCAGTTAAGTTGTGCGACTTTGGATTTGCCAAGATAGACCAAGGTGACTTGATGACACCCCAGTTCACTCCATACTATGTAGCACCTCAG GTACTGGAGGCACAAAGACGACATCAGAAAGAGAAATCTGGTATTATCCCTACCTCACCAACACCCTACACTTACAACAAG AGCTGTGACTTGTGGTCCATGGGTGTCATTATTTATGTGATGCTGTGCGGATACCCTCCTTTTTACTCCAAACACCACAGTCGGACAATTCCAAAGGACATGCGGAAAAAGATCATGACAGGAAGTTTTGAATTTCCAGAGGAAGAATGGAGCCAGATCTCAGAAATGGCAAAAGACATTGTGAGAAA gCTGCTGAAGGTAAAGCCCGAGGAACGGCTGACTATAGAAGGAGTCCTGGACCATCCCTGGCTAAACTCCACTGAAGCTCTCGATAACATTTTGCCCTCTTCCCAAATGATGATGGACAAG GCAATGGTTGCTGGGATACAACAGGCTCACGCAGAACAGCTTGCTAACATGAGAATCCAAGACCTCAAAGTTAGCCTCAAACCCCTCCACTCTGTCAACAATCCAATTCTACGCAAGAGAAAATTGCTAGG CACTAAACCGAAGGATGGTGTCTATATCCATGATCCTGAGAATGGAAGTGACGATTCCAATGTGGCTCTGGAAAAACTCAGAGATGTCATTGCACAGTGTATTCTACCACAGGCTG GAGAGAATGAAGATGAGAAACTGAATGAAGTGATGCAGGAAGCATGGAAATATAATAGGGAGTGTAAGTTATTGCGAGACACTCTACAGAGCTTCAGCTGGAATG GCAGAGGATTCACAGATAAGGTGGACCGGCTAAAGCTGGCAGAAATAGTGAAACAAGTTATTGAAGAGCAGACAAACTCCCATGATTCACAATAG